A single region of the Gopherus evgoodei ecotype Sinaloan lineage chromosome 3, rGopEvg1_v1.p, whole genome shotgun sequence genome encodes:
- the LOC115647628 gene encoding LOW QUALITY PROTEIN: signal peptidase complex subunit 1-like (The sequence of the model RefSeq protein was modified relative to this genomic sequence to represent the inferred CDS: inserted 1 base in 1 codon) yields the protein MLDVFGSILTQMDYKGQKLAEQIFRGIILVSAVIGFIYGYIAEQFDWAVYIVMAGFALSCLLTLPPWPMYRXQWLPVQESGTEDKKPSERGLKSHTQKLKNMNPHNVNTGEFSFIKGFYDDKKT from the exons ATGCTGGATGTATTCGGTTCCATCCTCACCCAGATGGACTACAAGGGTCAAAAACTAGCAGAACAGATTTTTCGAGGGATCATTCTTGTTTCTGCAGTAATTGGTTTTATCTATGGCTACATCGCTGAACAGTTTGATTGGGCTGTCTATATAGTTATGGCTGGGTTTGCTTTATCGTGCCTGCTAACACTCCCTCCATGGCCTATGTACC TGCAATGGCTCCCTGTCCAAGAGTCGGGAACAGAAGACAAGAAGCCATCAGAGAGAGGACTGAAAAGCCATACTCAAAAGTTGAAGAATATGAACCCTCATAATGTGAACACTGGAGAATTTAGCTTCATTAAAGGTTTCTATGATgataaaaaaacctaa